In the Flavobacterium acetivorans genome, one interval contains:
- a CDS encoding AAA family ATPase, giving the protein MIKLKISNFKCFYDIEIPINELTIFAGANGNGKSTSIQALLLLRRTIEHCAKWEGNAYNLKELNGLNVELNGAYCLNLGNSEYLLPIDYTKTEINLGLITKNEVFSINYSTNQGNDLWITPIEPLVNNLKENPLYFQEFYYLNAERLGPRIAQNIQFFDYENTGYKGEYTAQVISNLNYNFKIEEGKIFDEKLKGNKFFINHINAWLSYILNGTTITPHYDDKTHSARIEVQNSYSKGNPIVPTNTGFGISYVLPIIVSGLIAKKNRLLIVENPEAHLHPSAQSKMGEFLSIIANSGVKVIVETHSDHILNGIQLACAKNKIDNNKVTINYFDKVEDSIQPQINSISINQRGELSDWPKGFFDQSQKDFSELFKIRRNE; this is encoded by the coding sequence ATGATAAAATTAAAAATTTCCAATTTCAAGTGTTTTTATGACATCGAAATTCCAATTAATGAATTGACAATTTTTGCAGGTGCTAATGGTAATGGAAAAAGTACTTCAATACAAGCTCTATTACTTTTACGTAGAACTATCGAACATTGTGCTAAATGGGAAGGTAATGCATATAATTTAAAAGAACTTAATGGTTTAAATGTTGAGTTAAATGGTGCTTACTGCTTAAATTTAGGAAATAGTGAATATTTACTTCCAATTGATTATACTAAAACTGAAATAAATCTTGGTTTAATAACTAAAAATGAAGTCTTTTCGATTAATTATAGTACAAACCAAGGTAATGATTTATGGATTACACCTATTGAACCTTTAGTGAATAATTTAAAAGAAAACCCACTTTATTTTCAAGAATTCTATTACCTAAACGCAGAACGTTTAGGTCCAAGAATTGCTCAAAATATTCAATTTTTTGACTATGAGAATACTGGATACAAAGGGGAATACACTGCACAAGTAATATCAAATTTAAACTACAATTTTAAAATAGAAGAAGGAAAAATATTTGACGAAAAATTAAAAGGTAACAAATTTTTTATCAATCACATAAATGCTTGGTTAAGCTACATACTTAATGGAACAACTATTACACCTCATTATGATGACAAAACACATTCTGCAAGAATAGAAGTTCAAAATAGTTATTCAAAAGGTAATCCTATAGTTCCAACAAATACTGGTTTCGGTATTAGTTATGTTTTACCAATCATAGTAAGTGGATTAATTGCGAAGAAAAATAGGCTTTTAATTGTTGAAAATCCCGAAGCACATTTACATCCATCTGCTCAATCAAAAATGGGAGAATTTTTATCGATTATTGCTAATTCTGGTGTTAAAGTTATTGTAGAAACTCATAGTGACCATATATTAAATGGAATTCAACTTGCGTGTGCTAAAAATAAAATAGATAACAATAAAGTAACTATAAACTATTTTGATAAGGTTGAAGACTCTATTCAACCACAAATTAATAGTATTTCAATTAACCAAAGAGGAGAACTTTCGGATTGGCCAAAAGGCTTTTTTGATCAAAGTCAGAAAGATTTTTCAGAATTGTTTAAAATTAGAAGAAATGAGTAA
- a CDS encoding ImmA/IrrE family metallo-endopeptidase, whose amino-acid sequence MTKTPRLSKSANAAKDLLESCGLDNLIDFSLELFASGLGITLIEKPLENCDGRIIFGKTKTLVELNSEIEFEEKKRFTLAHEIGHFILHKNIEIHNDNEGTTSWFSNKESQAKAGKQESEANQFASELLMPTTLFIEKIKGKPFSPDLLRSLSQYFKTSITSVIFRYFELGNHPICIFYMHSNIVKYWKRPDDFPYFIIDRTRLAPPEDSVAAEFFDKGKIYPGSLSKRPIWKSTWFDVKDWENENQYKFFEYCIINKKYNTALSVVWEE is encoded by the coding sequence ATGACGAAGACCCCGCGGTTAAGTAAAAGTGCAAATGCAGCCAAAGACCTTTTGGAGTCTTGTGGTTTAGATAATTTAATTGATTTTTCACTTGAATTATTTGCCAGTGGACTTGGGATAACTCTTATCGAAAAACCACTGGAGAATTGTGATGGAAGAATTATTTTCGGAAAGACGAAAACTCTTGTGGAGCTTAATAGCGAAATTGAGTTTGAAGAAAAAAAACGTTTTACTCTTGCACACGAAATTGGGCATTTCATACTTCATAAAAATATTGAAATTCATAATGATAACGAAGGAACTACAAGCTGGTTTAGCAACAAAGAGTCACAGGCAAAGGCGGGGAAACAAGAAAGCGAAGCCAACCAATTTGCCTCTGAGTTATTAATGCCCACTACACTTTTTATTGAAAAAATAAAAGGTAAACCTTTTTCGCCGGATCTTCTAAGGAGTTTATCTCAATATTTTAAGACAAGTATCACTTCTGTGATATTTAGATATTTTGAATTAGGAAACCATCCTATTTGCATTTTTTATATGCACAGCAATATTGTAAAATATTGGAAAAGACCTGATGACTTTCCATATTTTATTATTGACCGTACAAGGCTCGCACCTCCTGAGGATTCGGTAGCTGCCGAGTTTTTTGATAAGGGTAAAATATATCCCGGTAGTCTCTCCAAAAGACCTATCTGGAAATCAACTTGGTTTGATGTAAAAGATTGGGAAAATGAAAATCAATATAAGTTTTTTGAATATTGTATTATAAATAAAAAATACAATACTGCCCTAAGTGTTGTTTGGGAAGAATAA
- the ltrA gene encoding group II intron reverse transcriptase/maturase: protein MIESVVHPYNLQKAVEQVISNKGSAGVDGIKTSQLKMLFPQRKDQLLEAVREGNYLPQAILGIEIPKGNGKTRLLGVPTTTDRVFQQAVAQVIAPLFEPEFSTNSFGFRPSKNSRQAVGQAREYIHQGLNHIVDIDLKNFFDEVDHCLLLNLVYQKVKCKTTMRLMRKWLRVPILINGKLQKRRKGVPQGSPLSPLLSNILLNELDKEMTRRKLKFVRYADDFSIYSKSQNQAKATAVVIAKFLKTKLKLTINADKSGIRRPVNFSLLGFGFVPTYQKGSKNQYQLVVVEKAWKKLKEKLKSISRKTAPVKLEDRIIKINEIQRGWLNYFRGTSIMGKLRDIDGWLRNRLRYCIWHDWKKPERKRKNLIRLGIDQDHAYAWSRTRKGGWAIAQSPILGTTITLKRLKQKGYQSLTDVYISLNPSLCEPPST from the coding sequence ATGATTGAGAGCGTAGTACATCCTTACAATCTGCAAAAAGCAGTAGAGCAAGTGATTTCCAACAAAGGAAGCGCAGGAGTTGATGGTATAAAAACAAGTCAACTTAAAATGCTATTTCCCCAAAGGAAAGACCAATTGCTCGAAGCCGTCAGAGAGGGAAACTACTTGCCACAAGCCATTTTGGGCATTGAGATTCCCAAGGGCAACGGAAAAACACGACTTTTGGGAGTTCCCACCACTACCGATCGAGTGTTCCAACAAGCCGTAGCACAGGTTATAGCGCCACTATTTGAACCCGAATTCAGTACTAACAGTTTTGGATTTAGACCCAGCAAAAACTCCCGACAAGCCGTTGGGCAAGCGAGGGAATACATCCATCAGGGATTGAACCACATTGTGGACATTGACCTGAAAAATTTCTTTGATGAAGTTGACCATTGCTTGCTGTTGAATTTGGTGTACCAAAAAGTGAAATGCAAAACCACGATGCGCCTGATGCGTAAATGGTTGCGAGTACCGATACTGATTAACGGCAAACTACAAAAACGAAGAAAAGGCGTTCCGCAAGGTTCTCCCTTGAGTCCGTTATTGTCTAATATCCTGCTCAATGAGTTGGACAAAGAAATGACAAGACGTAAACTAAAATTTGTACGTTATGCCGATGATTTCAGTATCTACTCTAAATCGCAGAATCAGGCGAAAGCCACGGCAGTTGTCATTGCCAAATTCTTGAAAACGAAGCTCAAACTTACCATCAATGCTGATAAAAGCGGGATTAGACGTCCTGTGAACTTTAGCTTGTTGGGATTTGGGTTTGTACCTACGTATCAAAAAGGGAGCAAAAACCAATACCAGTTGGTAGTAGTAGAAAAGGCTTGGAAGAAACTAAAAGAAAAGCTCAAAAGTATTAGCCGCAAAACTGCACCAGTCAAACTAGAAGACCGTATTATCAAGATAAACGAAATCCAACGAGGATGGTTAAACTATTTTCGAGGAACGAGTATCATGGGGAAATTACGGGATATAGATGGCTGGCTCAGAAACCGACTTCGATACTGCATTTGGCACGATTGGAAGAAACCTGAGAGGAAAAGGAAAAACCTAATTCGATTAGGAATTGATCAAGACCACGCCTATGCATGGAGTCGAACTCGCAAAGGTGGTTGGGCAATTGCTCAGAGTCCAATCTTGGGAACTACCATAACCTTGAAACGCTTAAAACAAAAAGGGTATCAATCATTGACCGATGTTTACATCTCACTTAATCCATCTCTTTGCGAACCGCCGAGTACGTGA
- a CDS encoding SEC-C metal-binding domain-containing protein, with translation MQKINLNKDLNEVLEMFPKLKLSEKDKKKSVCGEIAIFDAADNYVDSFDIKVTIPRNYPHGFPLLFETGNKFEHIPDRHISEDGSCCVSSLQESDLVSQKGITIKDFFLRYVIPYLANQLYFDSQEEWANGDYEHGSDGILQYYRELFKMDDIEQVISLLYFFNTKKMNRNDNCFCGSGSKLKRCHLDVYCNIKDFSKTRIEMDLLYLKQLSKKRARKQQNQEL, from the coding sequence ATGCAAAAGATAAATTTAAATAAGGACCTCAATGAAGTTTTGGAAATGTTTCCGAAACTCAAATTATCAGAGAAGGATAAAAAGAAATCGGTATGTGGTGAAATAGCCATATTTGATGCTGCGGATAACTATGTGGATAGTTTTGATATTAAAGTAACTATTCCAAGGAATTATCCGCACGGATTTCCTTTGCTGTTTGAAACCGGCAATAAGTTTGAACATATTCCTGACCGCCATATTAGTGAGGATGGAAGTTGTTGTGTTAGCTCATTGCAGGAATCAGACTTAGTAAGTCAAAAGGGTATTACCATTAAAGATTTCTTTTTAAGATATGTCATTCCTTATTTAGCTAATCAGTTATATTTTGATAGTCAGGAAGAATGGGCAAATGGAGATTATGAGCACGGTTCAGATGGAATTTTACAATACTATAGAGAGCTTTTTAAAATGGATGATATTGAGCAAGTAATTAGCCTATTGTATTTTTTCAACACAAAAAAAATGAATAGGAATGACAATTGTTTTTGCGGGAGTGGTAGTAAACTTAAAAGGTGTCACTTAGATGTTTATTGTAATATTAAAGATTTTTCAAAAACTCGAATTGAAATGGATCTATTGTATTTAAAGCAGTTATCAAAAAAAAGAGCTAGAAAACAACAAAATCAAGAATTATAA
- a CDS encoding DUF1905 domain-containing protein → MNFIVENEKLEIQYIPGNGAWTYQLIIPNTKNIKGKWGDLKVSGKIDNFEIKNKNLGPMKNSDKKMALNSEIRNSIGKGAGDFVNVTLFLENQNEEKTNENEMIFECFKDAEVLSIFNKLKIDEQNEIILSINSTATENQKVEKIVKFIAKLEQLN, encoded by the coding sequence ATGAATTTTATTGTAGAAAATGAAAAATTAGAAATTCAATATATTCCAGGAAATGGTGCTTGGACTTATCAACTTATTATACCAAATACTAAAAATATAAAAGGAAAATGGGGAGATCTAAAAGTTTCTGGTAAAATTGACAATTTTGAAATCAAAAATAAGAATTTAGGTCCAATGAAAAACTCCGACAAAAAAATGGCGTTAAACTCTGAAATTAGAAATTCTATTGGAAAAGGCGCTGGAGATTTTGTCAATGTTACACTTTTTCTTGAAAATCAAAACGAAGAAAAAACTAATGAAAATGAAATGATTTTTGAATGTTTCAAAGATGCTGAAGTATTGAGTATATTCAACAAACTCAAAATTGATGAACAAAATGAAATAATTCTGAGCATAAATTCAACAGCTACAGAAAATCAGAAAGTGGAAAAAATCGTGAAATTTATTGCAAAACTTGAGCAATTAAATTAA
- a CDS encoding DUF262 domain-containing protein, translated as MNIEFNLDNEETVFLNPVKNIIDGNHFFNLIDSEQKIWMTLQLNGNHFIIKQKSNLIIDDSETIESKLDDLVIEIIQIEQSGTDSFVENSQGNDDPYNPDDIKVRTDKLAIPTLYQMMESGDIDLNPDFQRNLVWENFEKSRLIESILLRIPLPMFYFAEDNEGKLTVVDGLQRITTIKDFMDNKFPLKNLQYLQDSCGGKYYKSLNKKVGIDSKYFRWFNLTSISANFIDPSSPYNVKYDIFRRINTGGRPLNNQEIRNCFTGQGVRDVLKEMVSLPEFASATDRSIKSKRMDDQEIALRFLFFNLLNTLDGNIEGYNGYMDSSLDWFAENHKKTNKEDLDKYVIDFSNAMKNAEYLIGKKYAFRKITPVDLEPTSYKQLINKALFVCTSVLLARYDFDRVKELNDSSSLLHLLAEEIRSDDSLFNYLSYGTNGWNNLNYTFNKLKVLFNNNIRY; from the coding sequence ATGAATATTGAGTTTAATTTAGATAATGAAGAAACTGTTTTTTTAAATCCAGTAAAAAATATAATTGATGGTAATCATTTTTTTAATTTAATAGATTCTGAACAAAAAATTTGGATGACATTACAGTTGAATGGTAATCATTTTATCATAAAACAAAAATCTAATTTAATAATTGATGATTCCGAAACAATTGAATCTAAATTAGATGACCTAGTTATAGAGATCATTCAAATTGAACAATCTGGAACAGATAGTTTTGTTGAAAATTCTCAAGGCAATGATGATCCATATAATCCTGATGATATTAAAGTTAGAACTGATAAATTAGCAATACCAACACTATATCAGATGATGGAAAGTGGAGATATTGATCTAAATCCTGACTTTCAAAGAAATTTGGTTTGGGAAAATTTTGAAAAATCTAGATTAATTGAATCTATCCTTTTGAGAATTCCTTTGCCTATGTTTTATTTTGCAGAAGATAATGAAGGAAAATTAACTGTAGTTGATGGTTTACAAAGAATAACCACCATTAAAGATTTTATGGATAATAAGTTTCCACTCAAAAATCTACAATATTTACAAGATTCTTGTGGTGGCAAATATTATAAATCTTTAAATAAAAAGGTTGGAATTGATAGTAAATATTTCAGATGGTTTAATCTAACTTCAATTTCCGCAAACTTTATTGACCCAAGTTCACCATATAATGTAAAGTATGATATTTTCAGAAGGATAAATACTGGCGGAAGACCATTAAACAATCAAGAAATCAGAAATTGCTTTACTGGTCAAGGAGTAAGAGATGTTCTAAAAGAAATGGTTTCATTACCTGAATTTGCAAGTGCAACAGACAGAAGTATAAAAAGTAAAAGAATGGATGACCAAGAAATCGCTTTGCGATTTCTATTCTTTAATTTGTTAAATACTCTTGATGGAAATATTGAAGGATATAATGGTTATATGGATTCTTCTCTAGATTGGTTTGCAGAAAATCATAAAAAAACAAATAAAGAAGATTTAGATAAATACGTTATAGATTTTTCGAATGCTATGAAAAATGCAGAATATCTAATTGGTAAAAAATACGCATTTAGGAAAATAACTCCAGTAGACCTAGAACCTACTTCATATAAACAACTAATTAACAAAGCTTTATTCGTATGCACTTCTGTTTTGTTAGCACGTTATGATTTTGACAGGGTTAAGGAACTTAATGATAGTTCTTCATTATTACATCTCCTAGCAGAAGAAATTAGAAGTGATGATTCTTTATTTAATTATTTGTCATACGGGACAAATGGTTGGAACAATTTAAATTATACGTTTAACAAATTAAAAGTATTATTTAATAACAATATTCGATATTAA
- a CDS encoding adenylate/guanylate cyclase domain-containing protein yields MNTFSEYQNIIEKALNRNEISKGLNESRAYTALAGPASLGRYTFSDYVSNRSELSFSADLVAIANRMGVVPHNNQLIGHHPHFSHLKGTTNTEKHYIISAFIDIKGSTNLFKKYDEETNMIITNTIQLAAINVCQLFGGFIQRIQGDGLFVYFGGKNIDKSKSTQHCLTALGLFSYFVKNDLKRVFEQHGIERIFTKIGVDFGDDDKVLWGVAGKENTSEIATYSLHTSLAAKMQAYAGSNEIVVGQYVKDKANFDPMLYKVVEEQRYIFSDQDNGFYYTQYVFDWLKYLKSSQHIATSITGDITIKPQIATIPSIASLKEVVGENRPYAKDKFK; encoded by the coding sequence ATGAATACATTTTCAGAATACCAGAACATTATTGAAAAAGCTCTTAACAGAAACGAAATCAGTAAAGGATTAAATGAATCAAGAGCATATACAGCTCTTGCAGGACCAGCCTCTCTTGGGAGATATACGTTTAGCGATTATGTGAGTAACAGGTCGGAACTCTCTTTTTCTGCGGATTTAGTAGCAATAGCAAATAGAATGGGAGTTGTTCCTCATAATAATCAACTAATTGGTCATCACCCGCATTTCAGTCATTTAAAAGGGACAACAAATACTGAAAAGCATTATATTATTTCTGCATTTATTGATATTAAAGGTTCAACTAATCTTTTTAAGAAGTATGATGAGGAAACTAATATGATTATTACAAATACCATCCAATTAGCTGCAATAAATGTATGTCAGCTTTTTGGCGGATTTATCCAAAGGATTCAAGGTGATGGTCTATTCGTGTATTTTGGAGGGAAAAATATTGATAAGAGCAAATCAACCCAGCACTGTCTTACGGCCTTAGGTTTATTCAGTTATTTCGTGAAAAATGATTTAAAAAGAGTTTTTGAGCAACATGGTATCGAAAGAATTTTTACGAAAATTGGAGTTGATTTTGGAGACGATGATAAAGTGTTATGGGGTGTGGCAGGTAAAGAAAATACCAGTGAGATTGCGACATATAGTTTGCATACCAGCCTAGCAGCAAAAATGCAGGCATATGCCGGAAGCAATGAAATTGTTGTGGGGCAATATGTCAAAGACAAAGCCAATTTTGACCCGATGCTTTATAAGGTAGTCGAAGAACAAAGGTATATTTTTTCAGACCAGGACAATGGATTTTACTATACACAATATGTATTTGATTGGCTTAAATACCTAAAGTCTTCGCAACATATAGCAACCTCTATCACCGGTGATATTACAATTAAGCCTCAAATTGCAACTATCCCAAGTATAGCTTCGTTGAAAGAAGTGGTGGGTGAAAACAGACCCTATGCAAAAGATAAATTTAAATAA
- a CDS encoding DUF2188 domain-containing protein: protein MGKNQHVVPHPDGWAIKGEGNSKPTKITDTQQEAISYAREIAKNQESELLIHGRDGKIRDRDSYGNDPYPPKG from the coding sequence ATGGGAAAAAATCAGCATGTAGTACCTCATCCAGATGGATGGGCAATTAAAGGAGAAGGCAACTCTAAACCGACAAAGATTACTGATACTCAACAAGAAGCAATTTCTTATGCAAGAGAAATTGCAAAAAATCAAGAATCCGAATTACTTATTCATGGAAGGGATGGTAAAATTAGAGACAGAGATAGTTATGGAAATGATCCTTACCCTCCAAAAGGATAA
- a CDS encoding DEAD/DEAH box helicase produces MKLEAVEERKLPMDPIDLFQTLFHKEGYAYLRGIQEEVLKEWNDKRDERDVLCKMNTGSGKTLVSLMMLYSKMVEGVGTVLYLCPDKQLLEQAKIQAELYGIPVCEIEEGNQFPADFHNCKSILLCTFHRMFNAKSIFERDNISVGAIVIDDAHSCLDISREVTTLKLLSSHPISQRIIKLFEKDLIFQAPGSYRRLMDGDPYAKILKVPYWSWLDRKDEILAILNEYAEDKELLFKWGLIADDLLSFDCYIGPRGVEIAPIHVPFHNIRTFNEAKHRYILSATFEDQIDLIKDFGINKVSIINALVPRDRKDIGQRLILAPRRYDPNINDADMHKLAVEYSNDGVNVVVLVPSADKAKQWINVGGEILSGEHINVNIEKLKKSNGGLYILINRYDGIDLHANMCRILIIDGYPAFTSYKELYTEMRLDSVKASLKAQIIEQGLGRAVRSGSDYCTVYLMGNDLLQFLGNNYNLQFFTAVTRKQLEIGLSLLDGQSKDNSLVTIRETTDLCLTQSPEWRAYHSQELSGVESDKLNDEKIKNLNIAQAENDAIDLYRSRNYQAAKEVILKRIIEINDLTGKQNGWYFQLAAQFLYMDNKPASNDLQIKASKTTPHMFQTALGHNYTKISANEEQSSNVLKFISQFNKSHDFKIYLEEVLGSLIFSPDVNSSKFENALANVGRILGYYAQEPESDFGNGPDVLWGMTDNHYLILEAKSMAIHGEITRENIGQLLQSGEWFKTRYGAGMSHTLVTLQAPSIKGWNVNPSENSKVIDENSLNKLRENLAQFVNGIVSHGTIAITSLQIAKLLGAHNFTPIAFRETYLTKIVLKKK; encoded by the coding sequence ATGAAGCTAGAAGCTGTGGAAGAAAGAAAATTACCTATGGATCCAATTGATCTTTTTCAAACCCTTTTTCACAAGGAAGGATATGCCTATTTGCGCGGTATCCAAGAAGAAGTATTGAAAGAATGGAATGACAAAAGAGATGAACGTGATGTTTTATGCAAAATGAATACAGGTTCGGGTAAAACTTTAGTAAGTTTAATGATGCTTTATTCAAAAATGGTAGAAGGCGTTGGGACGGTACTTTATTTATGTCCAGATAAACAGCTACTTGAACAGGCCAAAATACAGGCTGAGCTTTATGGAATTCCAGTTTGCGAAATTGAGGAAGGCAATCAATTTCCGGCTGATTTTCATAATTGCAAAAGCATTTTGCTTTGTACATTTCATAGAATGTTCAATGCTAAATCAATTTTTGAAAGAGATAATATTTCTGTAGGTGCGATAGTAATAGATGATGCCCATAGTTGTCTAGACATTTCCCGAGAAGTAACTACGTTAAAACTGCTTTCTTCCCATCCAATTAGTCAACGTATAATAAAATTATTTGAAAAAGATTTAATATTTCAAGCCCCAGGAAGTTATAGAAGATTAATGGATGGAGATCCTTATGCAAAGATTCTTAAAGTTCCATATTGGTCATGGTTGGATAGAAAAGATGAAATCTTGGCAATTTTAAATGAGTATGCTGAAGATAAAGAATTGCTTTTTAAATGGGGTTTAATAGCTGACGATTTACTTTCATTTGATTGCTATATTGGTCCGAGAGGAGTTGAAATTGCACCTATTCATGTACCTTTTCATAATATTAGAACATTTAATGAAGCGAAGCATAGATATATTCTATCAGCTACTTTTGAAGATCAAATTGATTTGATTAAAGATTTTGGGATTAATAAAGTTAGTATTATTAATGCTTTAGTGCCACGAGACCGGAAAGATATAGGACAAAGATTAATTTTAGCCCCAAGAAGATATGACCCAAATATTAATGATGCAGATATGCACAAGCTGGCTGTAGAATATTCAAACGACGGTGTGAACGTTGTAGTATTAGTTCCATCTGCCGACAAAGCTAAACAATGGATTAATGTTGGAGGTGAAATTCTAAGTGGCGAACATATAAACGTTAATATTGAAAAACTAAAAAAATCTAACGGAGGACTTTATATACTAATTAATCGATATGATGGTATTGATTTGCATGCAAACATGTGTAGGATTTTAATTATAGATGGATATCCTGCCTTTACGTCTTATAAAGAACTGTACACAGAGATGAGATTAGATTCAGTAAAAGCATCCCTTAAAGCCCAAATAATTGAGCAAGGGCTGGGTCGCGCTGTACGGTCGGGTAGTGATTATTGTACGGTCTATCTTATGGGTAATGATCTTTTACAATTTTTAGGAAATAATTACAATTTGCAATTTTTTACCGCTGTAACGAGAAAACAATTGGAAATAGGCTTGTCATTACTTGATGGACAATCAAAAGATAATTCTTTAGTGACAATTCGCGAAACTACTGATTTATGTTTAACACAAAGCCCTGAGTGGAGAGCATATCATTCTCAAGAATTGTCTGGAGTCGAATCTGATAAATTGAATGATGAGAAGATAAAGAATTTAAATATTGCGCAAGCTGAAAATGATGCAATTGATCTATATAGATCAAGAAATTATCAGGCAGCAAAAGAAGTTATTTTAAAAAGAATAATTGAGATAAATGATTTGACTGGCAAGCAAAATGGTTGGTATTTTCAGTTAGCTGCTCAATTTTTGTACATGGACAACAAGCCAGCTTCGAATGATCTTCAAATAAAAGCTTCAAAAACGACGCCTCATATGTTTCAAACCGCTTTAGGTCATAACTATACAAAAATCAGCGCTAACGAAGAGCAGTCTTCTAATGTTTTAAAATTTATTAGTCAATTTAATAAGTCACATGACTTTAAAATATATTTAGAGGAAGTTTTAGGTAGCTTAATTTTTAGTCCTGATGTTAATTCAAGTAAATTCGAAAATGCATTAGCAAATGTCGGTCGTATACTAGGATATTATGCACAAGAACCAGAAAGTGATTTTGGAAATGGTCCAGACGTATTATGGGGTATGACAGATAATCACTACTTGATCTTAGAGGCAAAATCTATGGCAATTCACGGTGAAATTACCAGAGAAAATATTGGGCAATTATTGCAATCGGGGGAATGGTTTAAAACTAGGTATGGTGCTGGGATGAGTCATACTTTAGTTACTTTACAGGCGCCAAGTATCAAAGGGTGGAATGTAAATCCAAGCGAAAATTCTAAGGTTATTGATGAGAATTCACTAAATAAATTACGAGAAAATTTAGCTCAATTTGTTAATGGTATAGTTAGCCATGGTACGATTGCCATTACATCTTTGCAAATTGCCAAATTATTAGGTGCTCACAATTTTACTCCAATTGCGTTTCGTGAAACATATTTAACTAAGATTGTACTAAAGAAAAAATAA
- a CDS encoding DUF3892 domain-containing protein, which translates to MSEYRISGIWKNSQEVITHYAVHTRTRNQTGNGYEISRAIKMTKADAVTLLQNPANSAKTFLWNYARAQWVAGEDIHVVNGNPPFLRTTRDGTLKDNLLHLIDYRYVY; encoded by the coding sequence ATGTCAGAATATAGAATTTCAGGAATTTGGAAAAATAGTCAAGAAGTAATAACTCATTATGCTGTCCATACAAGAACAAGAAATCAAACTGGAAATGGTTATGAAATTAGCCGAGCAATAAAGATGACCAAGGCAGATGCTGTAACACTGTTGCAAAATCCTGCAAACAGCGCTAAAACTTTCTTGTGGAATTATGCAAGAGCTCAATGGGTTGCTGGTGAAGATATACATGTAGTTAATGGCAATCCTCCTTTCCTTAGAACAACACGTGACGGAACATTAAAGGACAATCTCTTACATCTTATAGATTACAGGTATGTTTATTAA
- a CDS encoding Pycsar system effector family protein, producing MKEKLEQTKFIIGRFDTYIESTQTKSNLYLALNTAILGGIITIAASTKPEDVTHFSLIVLGIIALLAATSITITLIAITPYLQSASDKNSSVIFFQDVTNNTFEEYANKINDISDKKFLLDLTCQAYSLAGGLKAKYQKLFYAGRIIIVEFVFLLIYAITLITKSI from the coding sequence ATGAAAGAAAAATTAGAACAAACAAAATTTATTATCGGTCGTTTCGACACATATATTGAAAGCACCCAAACTAAAAGCAACCTTTATCTTGCTCTGAACACTGCCATACTTGGTGGTATTATTACAATTGCGGCTTCTACCAAACCAGAAGATGTCACACATTTTTCGCTTATAGTCTTAGGTATTATTGCGCTTCTAGCCGCTACAAGTATAACTATAACATTGATTGCGATTACACCGTATCTTCAAAGTGCTTCAGATAAAAATAGCTCAGTTATTTTTTTTCAGGATGTCACAAATAACACCTTTGAAGAATATGCAAATAAAATCAATGATATTTCTGATAAAAAATTCTTGCTGGATCTCACTTGCCAAGCTTACAGTCTAGCCGGAGGATTAAAAGCAAAATATCAAAAACTTTTTTATGCAGGTAGAATCATCATCGTCGAATTTGTCTTCCTTCTTATCTACGCAATAACACTAATAACAAAATCTATATAA